The stretch of DNA AAAAAGTACCTTTGGGTAGCGAGGGTCTCTTAGCCTTACCATATTTCATGGGAGAACGATCCCCTATATGGGATCCTGACGCAAGAGGGGTTATTTTCGGAATCACATTGTACCACAAAAAACCACATATTTATAGGGCTCTCATGGAATCCGCTGCTTTCTCCCTAAGACATAACATGCAAACCGCAAAAGAATCCGGCATTAAACTAAATCCAGACTGTTGGATAGTAGGAGGAGTAGCCAATTCTAACCTTTGGACTAAGATCTTTGCGGATGTTACAGGCTACAACATGATCAAATTATCCGACAACATTGAAGCCCCTTTGGGAGATGCGTTTCTCGTTGGACTTGGCACGGGGATATTCAAAAAACCTGAGGAAATCAAAAATTGGATAAAGATAGAAACAACCGTAAACACAAATAAAGACAATTTCGATAAATACGACGAGTATTACAAATTGTTTTTAGAACTATATAACAATACTAAAGAAATAATGCATAAAATTGCCAAATTATAACTTACTAAACAAAACAATCTTTGGAGGTGCAAGATGGTAGATAAGAAAAAACCCACAATTGGAGTATTAGGAATTATGCAGGAACTGTATGACAAAACTTATCCTAAAATAGTTGAAACTCAATCTAACTACGTTAAAGAAGTTATTAAAGAATTAGGAGATATAGCAGAATTCAAATTTATTAAGCCTGCTAGAAATAGAAAAGACATTGAAGAAATAGTTGAAACTTATAACAACGATAATGAAATAGATGGAATTATGATTATGATGTTGACTTACAGTCCAGGTCAAAGAATTGTTCCCGCGTTAAAAAAGAATAATTTGCCGATAATGCTCGCAAATATTCAACCTTTATCTTCTGTAACAAAAGACTGGGATATGGAACTTTTAACTTACAACCAAGGAATACACGGGGCACAAGATAACATGAATGCAATAGTTAGATTAGGTATCAATTGTCCCGTGGTTACAGGAAATTGGAAAGAGGAAGAATTCAAAAACTTTGTGAAAGATTGGAGTCTGGCAGCTCAAGCAGCAAAAGCTTGTAAAAATTTAAGAATCGCAGTTGTTGGAAGAATGCCTGGGATGGGGGATATTACCTTTGATTCATCCGCGTTATTAAAAAAACTTGGAGTTGAAATAGTAGACGAAAGCATGGGGAAGATATATTCTTACTTTGAAAAAGTAACAAAGAAAGAGATCGAAGATGTTAAAGCAGAAAACGCAAAGAACTTTGAAATTGATCCTAATCTAAAAGAAGACCAACACGACTTTGCAGCAAAATTTCAGGTTGCCATTGAAAAGTTCCTTGAAGATAACAGCTACGATGGATACAGTATCTACTTCGATTCCGTAAAAGATGACGGAAGGTTCGAACAGTTACCGTTAATGGCCGCCTCTAATTTAATGGCAAAAGGATATGGATATGGAGCAGAAGGGGATGCACTTGGAGCTGCGGTTGTAAAAATAGGACATATCTTAGGCACTAACGGACATTTCACAGAGATGTATGCTATGGATTTTGAAAGAGACTCCGTTTTTATGAGCCATATGGGAGAAGGTAATTGGAAAGTAGCAAGAAAAGATAAACCAATAAAACTCATAGACAGATTTTTAGGTATAGGAGATTTAAACAATCCACCAACAGTTGTATTCAACGTGCAGCCAGGTGAAGGAACCATAACTTCCTTAGCCCCCTTAAGCGAAGGAAATTTCAGGTTAGTTGTTTCAAAAGGCGAAGTTATAGACAGTGAGAATTATTCGAATGTTGAAATGCCGTATTTTCATTTCAAGCCAGATACAGGAGTAAGAAATGCGATGACTAACTGGCTCAAAAACGGAGGAACTCATCACCAATGCTTTAACATCGGAGATATTACAAGGAGGTGGGAACTGTTTGCAAAAATGGTCGGAATTGAGTATGTAAGGGTATGAAGGAATTTCAAAAACTTCATGGAGGTGGAGAAAATTATGTTAAAGAAAGGTTTGTTTGTTTTAACAGTAGCGCTGATTTTAAGTTCTTTTCTTTTTGCCCAAACAGAGTATATGTCAGGGATACCACGCAATGAAATAATTATTATTGAAAATCCTGACGGAAGAGCCACAGATCCAGATAATTTCAATATTTGGGCTCCTGGTTCTCCCTCATGGTCGCGAGGGTTACAACAGATTTCTATGGATGCATTATGGTATATAGACCCAGATGCCGGTATAGAAGGAGATCCTTGGTTAAATTCCTTAGCAGCTGAACCACCTATTTATAATGATGATTATACTATGATGACCATTAAACTGAGAGAAGGAATCTATTGGAGCGATGGAGTAGAATTTACGGCGGATGATGTTGTCTTTACAGTCGAAACTTTAAAAGCCCATCCTACAATGGCCTGGGGAGCAAACTTTGAAATATATGTCGACCAAGCTTACAAAACTGATGACTACACAGTTGTGTTGAAATTAAAACAACCAAATTCTAGGATGCATGCTACATTTACTGTAAGGTGGTCTGGTTGCTACATAATGCCTAAACATATTTTTGAAAAAGTTGAAAATCCAGAAGCTTATAAATTTAATCCCCCTGTTAGTTTAGGCCCTTACGTTTTGGAATCTTATGATCCAAACGGATACTGGAATTTGTGGAAAAAACGAGATGACTGGGAGAGAAGTACCTTAGGTAAATTATACGGAGAACCAGGCCCAAATTATGTTTTATATATTGGACTATCACAAGAGCGTAGATTTTTAGACCAAATGAAACATGAACTAGATATTGTTCACGATTTGGCAC from Petrotoga olearia DSM 13574 encodes:
- a CDS encoding L-fucose/L-arabinose isomerase family protein; translated protein: MVDKKKPTIGVLGIMQELYDKTYPKIVETQSNYVKEVIKELGDIAEFKFIKPARNRKDIEEIVETYNNDNEIDGIMIMMLTYSPGQRIVPALKKNNLPIMLANIQPLSSVTKDWDMELLTYNQGIHGAQDNMNAIVRLGINCPVVTGNWKEEEFKNFVKDWSLAAQAAKACKNLRIAVVGRMPGMGDITFDSSALLKKLGVEIVDESMGKIYSYFEKVTKKEIEDVKAENAKNFEIDPNLKEDQHDFAAKFQVAIEKFLEDNSYDGYSIYFDSVKDDGRFEQLPLMAASNLMAKGYGYGAEGDALGAAVVKIGHILGTNGHFTEMYAMDFERDSVFMSHMGEGNWKVARKDKPIKLIDRFLGIGDLNNPPTVVFNVQPGEGTITSLAPLSEGNFRLVVSKGEVIDSENYSNVEMPYFHFKPDTGVRNAMTNWLKNGGTHHQCFNIGDITRRWELFAKMVGIEYVRV